The nucleotide window CAGTGCGATCATTGGGATTTTCGGAACAAGGGCGTTGGATTCCGTAAGCAATTACGAGAAGAACAAAAACCTTCACACCGCCCAACAGCGGTTTCCGGATTTGAAGCGTCGTGGCTCGCCGGCAATCCCGTCTGCGAAGGAATCGTTAGAGAGCAAAGGCAGCAAACGACCCTGGGCCATTCAATCCCATTACGACCATCCGGGATGGTACATCGTTTGGCGATATCTCGTCGACACGACGGAGTCGATCGAGCCGGGTCGCTCGGTTGTCATTTGGCGCGTCCATATTGTGTTCCTTGAAAAATCTGATTGGAAATACGAGAAGAGCACGGCTGGCGCGCAGGGCGGTGGCCGTACTCACACCTTTGGTGTCATGAACGCGGCCAAGAAACTAGCTGGTAAGGCGGTATACTGCCGTCCGGATGTCCGTATCAGAGACGGAAAGCCTGTCCCCAAAAACGGTAGTCACGAGTAATGACCGTGCCGAAGTTCGAACCAGTTCTGCTCGCCAACATCGACAAGCCGGACAGCCACACGCGCGCTGTCTACGAGGCGAACGGCGGCTACAAGGCGCTACGCAAAGTACTGGCCGAAATGCAGCCTCCCGCGCTCGTCGAGCTGGTAAAGAACAGCAATTTGCGCGGCCGCGGCGGCGCCGGCTTTCCGACGGGCCTGAAATGGACCTTCCTGCCGAAGGACCATCCCGGCCCAATCTACATGTGCATTAACGCCGACGAGAGCGAGCCGGGCACGTTCAACAATCGCATTCTCATGGAGGAAGATCCTCACCAGGTGATCGAGGGGATCATCCTCAGCTGCTATGCCACCAAGGCCCAAACCGCGTACTTGTATCTGCGGTACGAATATCCGCTCTGCCTGGAACGCCTGCAGGACGCGATCGACGAATGCTATGCGGCGGGCTACCTGGGCAAGAACATCCTCGGCAGCGAATTCTCGCTCGATATCTTTTTGCACCGCGGCGCCGCGGCTTACATCTGCGGCGAAGAAACCGGCCTGATCGAAAGTCTGGAAGGCAAGCGTGCCTGGCCGCGCATCAAGCCGCCGTTTCCGGCCGTGGAAGGTGTCTTTCGCAAGCCGACGGTCGTCAACAACATCGAAACCGTCGCCTGTGTCACGCACATCGTCAATCGCGGCGTCGACTGGTTCAAATCGATCGGCGTTCCCGCCGATCCGAAGAACCCACGCGATCCCGGCAGCTATGGGCCGAAGCTCTACTGCTTGAGCGGCCACGTGAACAAGCCGGGCTGCTACGAAGCGCCGCTTGGAATTACCTGCCGGCAGTTGATCGACGAATACGGCGGCGGCGTGTGGAAAGGACGCAAAGGAAAGGCGGCCATTCCCGGCGGCATCAGCATGGGCCTGTTGACCGAAAAGGAATTCGACACGCCGCTCGATTTCGCGGGACCGGGGCGCGTCGGCTGCCTGGGCCTGGGGACCGCGGCCGTGGTCGTGATGGACGAAACCGTCAGCATCGTCGACTTCCTGCACAACAGTTGCCGCTTCTTCCAGCACGAAAGCTGCGGGCAATGCACCCCCTGCCGCGAGGGAACACGCTGGTCGCTGGAAATGCTCGATCGCATCAAGGCGGGCAAAGGCCGGCTGCGCGATCTCGATTTGCTGCTCGAGATCGGCGACTCGATCGGCATCATCCCCGGCACCACGATCTGCGGGCTGGCCGACGGCGCCGCCTGGCCGATCAAGAACGCGATTCGCAAGTTCCGTGGCGAGTTCGAAGAGTACATCAAACGCACCAACCCACAGGGCTACGCGGTAACGCACGCGGTAAAAGCGCTGCCGGTGCTGGCGGGACACTAGAAGTGATGAGCGCTGAGTGATGAGTGATGAACGACGAGGAAAAATCGCCGCTGACTGGCAGGACAAAGTCGTTTGCTTTACGAATTATTCGGCTGTACTCGGCGCTTCCAAAAACAGCGGCGGCACAGGTTATAG belongs to Pirellulales bacterium and includes:
- the nuoF gene encoding NADH-quinone oxidoreductase subunit NuoF translates to MPKFEPVLLANIDKPDSHTRAVYEANGGYKALRKVLAEMQPPALVELVKNSNLRGRGGAGFPTGLKWTFLPKDHPGPIYMCINADESEPGTFNNRILMEEDPHQVIEGIILSCYATKAQTAYLYLRYEYPLCLERLQDAIDECYAAGYLGKNILGSEFSLDIFLHRGAAAYICGEETGLIESLEGKRAWPRIKPPFPAVEGVFRKPTVVNNIETVACVTHIVNRGVDWFKSIGVPADPKNPRDPGSYGPKLYCLSGHVNKPGCYEAPLGITCRQLIDEYGGGVWKGRKGKAAIPGGISMGLLTEKEFDTPLDFAGPGRVGCLGLGTAAVVVMDETVSIVDFLHNSCRFFQHESCGQCTPCREGTRWSLEMLDRIKAGKGRLRDLDLLLEIGDSIGIIPGTTICGLADGAAWPIKNAIRKFRGEFEEYIKRTNPQGYAVTHAVKALPVLAGH